The Syntrophorhabdaceae bacterium sequence GCAGTACAAAATACCCTACACCACTACTCTGTCCGGCGCTCAGGCCGTGGTCAATGCCATTGAGATTATGAGGAAGGGATCGATTAAAGTCAAAGCCCTCCAGGACTACTATGGCTCACGCTAATCCGCGCTGTTTTCTCCCCGCCATGATCGCTCACTAATGTCAGTGCAGGAAGAAGCAGGCGAGGAAACGGAAATGTGTTGGGATCCCGTAATCCCCGCCCTCTCTTCGTGAAGCCGTCCAGTCACAACGAATGCGGCCCGTCTACCGGGTGATCTTCTTGCAAACCACCCTCACAGGTGTCACAGGGGGTATTCCATCGATGGATGGCCGAGCAGGTCGCCAAGAAACGCTCTTCCATTCGTAAAATAGAAAACCTCAAAGTCCGGATTATCAGCGGACCTGTAAATCGACCTGACAAGCTGGTTCGACTCAATCACCTTGTTCTTCGTCTCTGCGTCCGTCACGAACTTTACGCTTCCCCATATCCTGGCGTACTGCGTTTGAGGACCGGAACAACTGAAGCAGG is a genomic window containing:
- a CDS encoding pyridoxamine 5'-phosphate oxidase family protein gives rise to the protein MKELVDFLKANPLGCLATTKGDKPNARPFQFMLEDGGKLCFCTSNKKNVFAELKANPNACFSCSGPQTQYARIWGSVKFVTDAETKNKVIESNQLVRSIYRSADNPDFEVFYFTNGRAFLGDLLGHPSMEYPL